One segment of Nothobranchius furzeri strain GRZ-AD chromosome 13, NfurGRZ-RIMD1, whole genome shotgun sequence DNA contains the following:
- the LOC139062539 gene encoding uncharacterized protein codes for MAEEVLGKTVKLLKQERTSAKSSFTRLANYISRGADIMLKTELEEEFGKLSDRFRSVLDSNDDYRIGLEADVKAVDEEAELDKQQQTDIQMTLKDAENKMKEVTAAVQANLWGRYGERELKTSIHEAEEVVDEAENMQVKSDNLEGYEVHLTLLGEKVSAVISTMSVWERWIPDSSRDEMNGRLKGLRAAHCRLKMRKAEFAILRRLADQGTNGKPIQPLPPVVKIKPTTLPVFQGNMREFYRWKKDWESLQRQGEPTGSPEVLKIQLLESVSETIVKELRLSTYTTADDMFRVLENRYGNKSTITVEILEELDKMPQVKGNQPRRVIDLIQSVEKALADLTELGNIGAIKNPLVIKSIESKLPDFIKRDWLTFLVNPKNNVTADTHFDTLLKFLKNQEEILERLEQLRSVDKVDKSEKRHERRSTSARATTKEVDKGCGVCGDYGHSNKIFFCKKFKALKLSEKKSVLKKLGACNKCLGYHDDDRYCKDNFLCKNTYCKRGETGPDHHYFLCPKAETKGQGGTVGKYGGKGKFTEEQEDFLSLLSPELADQCRKAFTNKSSVTLKAAGQSELLKRNELVELPVIMMLMQVTANAGQKIGTLIDLASDTNYITHRAAERLGLRGEEITLVVHGVGGMIMDVITKRYLLKVRVKTQKGTERAHQLVCYGLDEIAKVYQAIQPEKLKRFFPDVQLEDLKRPAEVELLISHREGRLAPQRVRVIGDLVLWEGPLGKTVGGAHPDLFEEVEVTAYESRAHFARSLRTAAVKYQEITVPATKPAWQLQEDASLSRFTSTSNREFLEWWHWDSIGAACEPRCGGCRCGNCSPGGRDMTLAEEKEYEIIKGGLTYMEKDAHTPSPHWDAKYPWTEDPASLPNNKRAIQACFLRMEKQLSKEPEWKIAYATQIHDMVERGAAMKLTSEVLDKWTGPVWYVSHLVAPNPHSVTTPVRIVWNSSQKYKGVSMNDLLLKGPDVLNPIRAVLLRFREGVHAALGDIKKMYNSVWLEEREMHLHRFLWRDNPTEEICEYAITRVNVGDKPAGCIAQLAMRETASLPNFAHLKDERRVIEEDSYVDDLLTSHNDLHRLDKITAKVEEILKGGGFFLKPWVRSGQSGRKGTEADVLNQDQRKTLILPNQMKEGINKALGIGYQVDEDKLYMLTAVNFSKRKKKMRVGKNLLEEEVRTQTPNQLTRRVLLSQVAALYDPIGLVAPVKQKGAILVRKAFQEGGGGKLTQETWDRPLSESLGEEAIQLFENYAQLGHVKFHRSLTPSDWKGKP; via the coding sequence ATGGCAGAAGAGGTCTTGGGGAAGACGGTCAAACTGCTGAAGCAGGAGAGGACCagcgctaaaagcagcttcaccagaCTAGCCAACTATATTTCAAGAGGAGCAGACATCATGCTGAAAACCGAATTAGAAGAGGAATTTGGAAAACTTTCAGACCGGTTCAGGTCAGTTCTTGACTCTAATGATGACTACAGGATTGGACTGGAGGCTGATGTCAAGGCAGTGGATGAAGAAGCAGAACTTGATAAGCAGCAACAGACCGACATTCAAATGACTTTAAAAGATGCAGAGAATAAAATGAAGGAGGTTACTGCCGCTGTACAAGCTAACCTGTGGGGAAGATATGGAGAAAGGGAACTTAAAACATCAATCCATGAAGCAGAGGAAGTAGTTGATGAAGCTGAAAATATGCAAGTCAAAAGTGACAATTTGGAGGGCTATGAGGTTCACCTCACTTTATTAGGTGAGAAGGTTAGTGCAGTCATCTCAACTATGTCTGTGTGGGAGAGGTGGATTCCTGACTCATCAAGAGATGAAATGAATGGGAGACTGAAAGGACTGAGAGCAGCCCACTGCAggctaaaaatgagaaaagctgaaTTTGCCATATTAAGGAGGCTAGCTGATCAAGGCACGAACGGTAAACCTATCCAACCATTACCACCTGTTGTGAAGATAAAACCAACTACCCTTCCCGTCTTCCAGGGTAATATGAGAGAGTTCTACAGGTGGAAAAAAGACTGGGAGAGCCTGCAAAGGCAGGGAGAGCCCACTGGCTCACCTGAGGTGCTCAagattcagctcctggagagtgtAAGTGAGACCATCGTGAAGGAGCTGAGACTGTCAACTTATACAACTGCAGATGATATGTTCAGAGTCCTGGAAAATAGATACGGCAACAAGTCTACCATTACAGTTGAAATCCTTGAAGAATTAGACAAAATGCCGCAGGTGAAGGGGAACCAGCCGAGGAGAGTCATTGACCTGATTCAATCTGTAGAGAAAGCCCTGGCAGATCTGACAGAGCTGGGGAACATTGGAGCCATAAAAAATCCGTTAGTCATTAAGTCCATTGAAAGCAAGTTACCTGACTTCATAAAAAGAGACTGGCTAACATTTCTAGTTAACCCTAAAAACAATGTCACAGCAGATACTCACTTTGACACGCTCTTGAAGTTCCTGAAGAACCAAGAAGAGATATTGGAAAGACTTGAACAACTGAGAAGTGTGGATAAGGTGGACAAGTCTGAGAAAAGGCATGAAAGAAGGTCTACATCAGCCAGAGCTACAACAAAAGAAGTTGACAAGGGTTGTGGTGTCTGTGGTGATTATGGGCACAGCAACAAAATATTCTTCTGCAAGAAATTTAAAGCTTTGAAGCTATCTGAAAAGAAGTCTGTTTTGAAGAAGCTGGGAGCATGCAATAAATGCTTAGGATACCATGATGATGACAGATACTGCAAAGACAATTTCCTATGCAAAAACACGTACTGTAAAAGGGGAGAAACTGGGCCAGACCACCATTATTTCCTGTGTCCAAAAGCTGAAACCAAAGGACAAGGGGGCACAGTTGGAAAATATGGAGGAAAAGGAAAGTTCACAGAAGAACAGGAAGATTTCTTATCACTACTTTCCCCTGAACTAGCAGATCAGTGCAGAAAGGCATTCACAAACAAATCTTCAGTTACACTCAAAGCTGCAGGCCAGTCTGAATTACTGAAGAGGAATGAGCTGGTTGAACTTCCGGTGATTATGATGCTGATGCAAGTAACAGCCAATGCAGGTCAGAAGATAGGCACCCTCATTGACCTAGCATCAGACACCAATTACATAACTCACAGAGCTGCGGAAAGATTGGGCCTCAGGGGTGAAGAAATAACCCTGGTTGTACATGGAGTTGGTGGAATGATCATGGACGTTATAACAAAAAGGTACCTCCTAAAAGTCAGAGTCAAAACTCAAAAGGGGACTGAAAGAGCACATCAACTAGTCTGCTATGGCTTGGATGAAATTGCAAAGGTTTATCAAGCAATTCAGCCTGAAAAGTTGAAAAGATTCTTCCCAGACGTCCAGCTCGAAGATCTGAAAAGACCAGCGGAAGTTGAGCTTCTCATAAGCCATCGAGAGGGAAGACTTGCACCCCAAAGAGTTAGAGTCATTGGAGACCTTGTTTTGTGGGAAGGCCCATTGGGAAAAACAGTGGGCGGAGCTCATCCTGATTTGTTTGAAGAAGTAGAGGTGACAGCATATGAATCAAGAGCCCACTTTGCTCGCTCTTTGCGAACTGCTGCtgtcaaatatcaagaaattacaGTTCCAGCAACCAAGCCAGCTTGGCAATTGCAGGAAGATGCGTCTCTGTCCAGATTTACATCTACCAGTAACCGTGAGTTCCTTGAGTGGTGGCACTGGGACAGCATCGGAGCCGCATGCGAGCCAAGATGTGGAGGTTGTCGATGCGGAAATTGTTCGccaggaggaagagacatgacCTTGGCTGAGGAGAAAGAGTATGAGATCATTAAAGGAGGGCTCACATACATGGAGAAAGATGCTCACACACCATCTCCACATTGGGATGCAAAGTATCCTTGGACTGAAGATCCCGCCTCCCTCCCTAACAACAAAAGGGCAATTCAGGCTTGTTTCTTAAGGATGGAAAAGCAGCTGAGCAAAGAGCCAGAATGGAAAATCGCTTATGCAACCCAAATCCATGACATGGTCGAAAGAGGTGCAGCTATGAAACTCACCAGTGAAGTCCTGGACAAGTGGACAGGTCCAGTGTGGTATGTTAGTCACCTGGTGGCGCCAAATCCTCATTCGGTGACAACACCAGTCCGCATTGTATGGAATAGCAGCCAGAAATACAAAGGTGTGAGCATGAACGATCTTCTCTTGAAGGGACCAGATGTCCTTAACCCCATAAGAGCTGTCCTGTTAAGATTCAGAGAAGGGGTACATGCAGCTCTGGGAGATATAAAGAAAATGTATAACTCTGTCTGGTTGGAGGAGCGAGAAATGCATCTACACAGATTCCTGTGGAGAGACAATCCTACAGAGGAGATCTGTGAATATGCAATCACCAGAGTCAACGTCGGCGACAAACCTGCAGGTTGTATTGCGCAGTTGGCTATGAGGGAGACCGCAAGTCTACCTAACTTCGCTCACTTGAAGGATGAACGAAGAGTTATTGAAGAGGACAGTTATgtggatgacctcttgacctcccACAATGATTTGCACAGGCTTGACAAAATTACAGCAAAAGTTGAAGAGATTTTAAAAGGTGGGGGTTTCTTCCTTAAACCCTGGGTCCGGTCAGGGCAAAGTGGGAGGAAAGGAACTGAAGCAGATGTACTAAACCAGGATCAAAGGAAAACCTTAATTCTTCCAAACCAGATGAAAGAGGGAATAAACAAAGCCCTGGGCATCGGCTATCAAGTAGATGAGGACAAACTCTACATGCTGACTGCAGTAAACTTTtctaaaaggaagaagaagatgcGAGTTGGAAAAAATCTTCTTGAAGAGGAGGTGAGAACACAAACTCCTAACCAGTTGACAAGAAGAGTCCTCCTAAGCCAAGTTGCTGCACTATATGACCCAATTGGCCTAGTTGCACCAGTCAAGCAGAAAGGAGCGATCCTTGTTCGTAAAGCGTTCCAAGAAGGAGGGGGTGGCAAGTTGACCCAAGAAACCTGGGACCGACCTCTCTCAGAAAGTCTCGGAGAAGAAGCCATACAGCTTTTTGAGAACTATGCACAGCTTGGTCACGTAAAATTCCACAGAAGCCTCACACCATCTGACTGGAAAGGAAAACCTTGA